One Streptomyces showdoensis DNA window includes the following coding sequences:
- a CDS encoding pyridoxamine 5'-phosphate oxidase family protein — protein MNEHPATETATTQNDGPAPRALTAQELSQLLSQQQFGVLASVRSTGHPHLSTVLYDWNAEERVLRVSSTANRLKVRQLRKDPHASLHVSGPDVWSFAVAEGEAEIVDPADGAAPGEKPLPDRRVTILLRVARLYGTALDIPAQG, from the coding sequence ATGAACGAGCACCCCGCTACCGAGACCGCCACCACCCAGAACGACGGACCGGCTCCCCGAGCGCTCACCGCCCAGGAGCTCTCCCAGCTGTTGAGCCAGCAGCAGTTCGGCGTACTCGCGAGCGTCAGGAGCACCGGCCACCCGCACCTGTCGACCGTCCTCTACGACTGGAACGCCGAGGAACGTGTACTGCGGGTCTCTTCCACCGCCAACCGCCTCAAGGTCCGCCAATTGCGTAAGGACCCGCACGCCTCACTGCACGTCAGCGGCCCGGACGTCTGGTCGTTCGCCGTCGCCGAGGGGGAGGCGGAGATAGTAGACCCGGCCGACGGGGCGGCCCCCGGAGAGAAGCCGCTGCCTGACCGGCGCGTGACCATCCTGCTCCGGGTCGCTCGCCTGTACGGGACTGCCCTGGATATCCCCGCCCAGGGCTGA
- a CDS encoding STAS domain-containing protein yields MTQLPTALHLTTTDTQDTVRIEITGDLDYDSADLLLSEVTAQLSARPGLKDLHLHCAQIGIVDSMGLSILLMIRRRTTATGTRLHLHDRPAQLTRLLDLTGTLDYLTAPTPTGAATPHPNNTTPPPMTAGEGQAARPTGPDGTT; encoded by the coding sequence ATGACCCAACTGCCTACCGCACTCCACCTGACCACCACCGACACCCAGGACACAGTCCGCATAGAGATCACCGGGGACCTCGACTACGACAGCGCCGACCTCCTCCTGAGCGAGGTCACCGCCCAGCTCTCGGCCCGCCCCGGCCTGAAAGACCTGCACCTGCACTGCGCGCAGATCGGCATCGTCGACTCCATGGGGCTGTCCATCCTGCTGATGATCCGCCGCCGTACCACCGCGACCGGAACACGCCTGCACCTGCACGACCGGCCCGCGCAGCTGACCCGGCTCCTCGACCTCACCGGTACGCTCGACTACCTCACGGCCCCGACCCCCACCGGCGCCGCGACCCCGCACCCCAACAACACGACCCCACCCCCGATGACCGCGGGGGAGGGACAAGCGGCCCGCCCCACCGGACCGGACGGCACCACCTGA
- a CDS encoding MarR family winged helix-turn-helix transcriptional regulator: MPAPRTAPSSTCSQATRCASGIAELLDILWEHSNNTTAPATAPTSPSQLRLMYAVDRQDGIRMRTVCQLLASSPPNITRMCDRLQAVGFLERLPCPDSGREVVLRLTPAGKRHLQGIRERREATLHEAVHNMPLNERHALTRGLTALATQLNTSVREDHTRPGANPAA; encoded by the coding sequence ATGCCCGCACCACGAACTGCCCCGAGCAGTACCTGCTCCCAGGCCACCCGGTGCGCCAGCGGCATCGCCGAACTCCTCGACATCCTGTGGGAGCACTCCAACAACACCACCGCGCCGGCCACCGCCCCGACCTCCCCATCCCAGCTGCGGCTGATGTACGCCGTCGACCGGCAGGACGGCATCAGAATGCGTACCGTCTGCCAACTCCTCGCCTCCTCACCCCCCAACATCACCCGCATGTGCGACCGCCTCCAGGCCGTCGGCTTCCTCGAACGCCTCCCCTGCCCGGACAGCGGACGCGAAGTCGTCCTCCGCCTCACCCCCGCCGGAAAGAGGCACCTCCAAGGCATCCGCGAGCGACGCGAAGCCACCTTGCACGAAGCGGTCCACAACATGCCCCTGAACGAACGCCACGCTCTGACACGAGGTCTCACCGCGCTCGCCACGCAACTCAACACCAGCGTCCGCGAAGACCACACACGTCCTGGCGCCAACCCCGCGGCCTGA
- a CDS encoding PP2C family protein-serine/threonine phosphatase: protein MADAAGNLVQLNDAAAVLLPEAHPQATLSDVAPAWLASAHQAMRIPGPRAAQEQHEPLSGVIEGRRFEAHPSARDDGTVAWWLVDDSDHQLARETLRMERKRTSFLAQASSALLSSLNLARCMEVTAQMAAESLADAALAIAPARGHRLPVVTCLRGGTPTTTQEVMDPDQVPGLGEALRGFPPVPSRWIDPAAAPDWMIPEGFGPVGAIVITPLPGHGVPAGALVLLREEGSTAFTDEEEVFARLFAARSGAAMSAARLYAEQNAITEVLMRELLPPVLHQISGVDFAGRYRPSADHERIGGDFYDVHPAAVEGEPALVTLGDVAGKGLEAAVLTGKIRNTLHALLPMADDHQRMLSLLNTALLNSHHARFATLVLASVVRRGNEVQVRLTSAGHPSPLIVRRDGTVEEADTRGTLVGALPEASARTTTVTLAPGESCVLYTDGITEARGGPLGDAQFGEQRLMHALAGCAGMPAEGIVEHIQMLASEWLGNRRHDDMAVLAITAPRTHHLSAVDGHTRGRYTA from the coding sequence ATCGCTGACGCGGCAGGCAACCTCGTCCAGCTCAACGACGCGGCCGCGGTACTGCTGCCCGAAGCCCACCCCCAGGCGACCCTGTCCGATGTTGCACCCGCCTGGCTGGCCTCAGCCCACCAGGCGATGCGCATCCCCGGTCCGCGGGCAGCTCAGGAGCAACACGAGCCACTCTCGGGCGTGATCGAGGGGCGCCGCTTCGAGGCACACCCCAGCGCCCGAGACGACGGCACAGTGGCATGGTGGCTGGTGGACGATTCCGACCACCAGCTGGCTCGCGAGACTCTGCGCATGGAGCGCAAGCGGACCTCGTTCCTCGCGCAAGCCTCCAGCGCTCTGCTCTCCTCCCTCAACCTGGCGCGTTGCATGGAGGTGACCGCACAGATGGCAGCCGAGAGCCTCGCCGACGCCGCACTGGCCATCGCCCCGGCCCGCGGTCACCGGCTGCCCGTCGTGACCTGTCTGCGCGGCGGGACCCCCACCACCACACAAGAAGTGATGGACCCCGACCAGGTTCCCGGCCTCGGCGAAGCCCTGCGCGGCTTCCCGCCGGTGCCTTCCCGATGGATCGACCCCGCCGCTGCCCCGGACTGGATGATCCCCGAAGGCTTCGGCCCCGTCGGAGCCATAGTGATCACCCCGCTGCCTGGACACGGTGTTCCAGCAGGCGCACTGGTCCTGCTACGCGAGGAGGGCAGCACCGCCTTCACCGACGAGGAGGAAGTCTTCGCCCGCCTGTTCGCCGCCCGCTCCGGAGCCGCGATGTCGGCCGCCCGCCTGTACGCGGAGCAGAACGCCATAACCGAAGTCCTCATGCGGGAACTGCTGCCCCCGGTTCTGCACCAGATCTCCGGGGTCGACTTCGCCGGCCGCTACCGGCCTTCGGCCGACCACGAGCGGATCGGCGGAGACTTCTACGATGTCCACCCCGCCGCCGTCGAGGGCGAACCGGCCCTGGTGACGCTGGGCGACGTAGCCGGGAAAGGGCTGGAAGCCGCCGTCCTGACAGGCAAGATCCGCAACACCCTGCATGCACTGCTGCCGATGGCCGACGACCACCAACGCATGCTCAGCCTGCTCAACACCGCGCTCCTCAACTCCCACCACGCCCGGTTCGCCACGCTGGTCCTGGCCTCCGTCGTCCGCCGGGGCAACGAGGTCCAGGTACGACTGACCAGCGCCGGCCATCCCAGTCCCCTGATCGTCCGCCGGGACGGCACTGTCGAGGAAGCCGACACCCGCGGCACCCTGGTCGGCGCCTTGCCGGAGGCCAGCGCCCGCACCACGACCGTCACGCTCGCTCCTGGCGAGTCCTGCGTCCTCTATACCGACGGAATCACCGAGGCCAGGGGCGGCCCGCTGGGCGACGCCCAGTTCGGTGAACAACGCCTCATGCATGCCCTGGCCGGATGCGCCGGCATGCCCGCGGAAGGCATCGTGGAGCACATCCAGATGCTCGCCTCCGAGTGGCTCGGCAACCGCCGCCACGACGACATGGCGGTCCTCGCGATCACCGCACCCCGAACCCACCACCTGAGCGCGGTGGACGGCCACACCCGGGGCAGGTACACCGCATGA
- a CDS encoding PP2C family protein-serine/threonine phosphatase — MKGPEAVLSELLARSHRLAVRDIPSTVEETGRRLGLSAVQLYVADLQQTRLIALPGTPGDAQGEETVDIDSSLGGLAYRTQQVQQPRYGGTAWVPMIDGIERIGVMKVTAPQMSPSMLDSCVALAALVTLLLVSKSPYSDVLITHERTRTMTVQAELLWAFVPPRTIGTTTVTSAAVLEPAYDIGGDAFDHNVTDGALHLTLVDAMGHDLASGGASATALAACRATRRSGGTLPDIATTIDRTLDQWIPGRLLTAIIAKLDSATGQLAWINCGHPSPLLLRDGHVLPHILDRPAQLPLGLGFYRDAPPVQHHERLQPGDRILMYSDGVTEARAPDGSLFGEERLADTIIRSMAAGDNAPEALRRLLQNLLSHQQHQLRDDATILLSEWHPD; from the coding sequence ATGAAGGGGCCCGAGGCTGTGCTTTCGGAGCTATTGGCGCGCTCGCACCGACTCGCGGTCCGTGACATCCCCTCCACCGTCGAGGAGACAGGCCGACGCCTGGGCCTGTCCGCAGTACAGCTCTACGTGGCAGACCTCCAGCAAACCCGGCTCATCGCCCTGCCCGGCACGCCCGGCGACGCGCAGGGCGAGGAGACCGTCGACATCGACTCCTCCCTCGGTGGCCTCGCCTACCGCACCCAGCAGGTCCAACAGCCGCGGTACGGGGGCACGGCATGGGTGCCGATGATCGACGGGATCGAGCGGATCGGCGTCATGAAGGTCACCGCGCCGCAGATGTCTCCAAGCATGCTCGACTCGTGTGTGGCCCTTGCAGCACTGGTCACGCTGCTACTGGTCTCCAAGTCGCCCTACAGCGATGTGCTGATCACCCACGAGCGGACCCGGACGATGACCGTCCAGGCCGAGCTGCTCTGGGCATTCGTGCCACCACGCACCATCGGCACCACCACGGTCACCTCCGCCGCGGTCCTGGAACCCGCATACGACATCGGCGGCGACGCTTTCGACCACAACGTCACCGACGGCGCCCTGCACCTGACTCTCGTCGACGCCATGGGCCACGACCTCGCCTCCGGCGGCGCCAGCGCGACCGCGCTCGCCGCCTGCCGGGCAACCCGCCGCTCCGGCGGCACTCTGCCCGACATCGCCACCACGATCGACCGCACACTCGACCAATGGATCCCCGGCCGCCTGCTCACCGCCATCATCGCCAAGCTGGACAGCGCCACCGGACAACTCGCCTGGATCAACTGCGGACACCCGTCACCCCTGCTCCTCCGCGACGGACACGTACTGCCCCACATCCTCGACCGGCCCGCGCAGCTGCCCCTGGGCCTGGGCTTCTACCGAGACGCGCCGCCCGTCCAGCACCATGAACGCCTCCAGCCCGGCGACCGCATCCTGATGTACAGCGACGGAGTCACCGAAGCCCGCGCCCCCGACGGCAGCCTGTTCGGTGAAGAACGCCTCGCCGACACGATCATTCGCTCCATGGCAGCCGGAGACAACGCACCCGAGGCACTACGCCGCCTCTTGCAGAACCTGCTCAGCCACCAGCAGCACCAACTACGCGACGACGCCACCATCCTGCTCAGCGAATGGCACCCCGACTGA
- a CDS encoding cobalamin B12-binding domain-containing protein, which yields MNTHHPTRLLHGEHARELADELWTAVTTGHEYAATDIVLRALDQGADPETVLLDVIAKVQATVGEEWAANRLSVAQEHAATAINERAVAALALHPSARTTTPHQGRITVVCVDGEWHALPARLLAEVLKLRGWQVDYLGTQVPAPHLISHLTLTDADAVALSSSIATRLPTAHAAITACQAVGVPVLVGGAAFGPDGRYAHLLGADAWAPDARTAADRLAKGPLPRPRVDHRQVDDLPHLADQEYTMVARSRDSLVRAVFTDLEDAFPAMRAYDDRQREHTAEDLAHIVDFLATALYLDDEALFSQFITWTAQILRARGVAPHSLPPALRLFAHELKDFPRAARALQRGLDALATDHSTAGTPA from the coding sequence ATGAACACGCACCACCCGACCCGCCTCCTCCACGGCGAACACGCCCGAGAACTGGCCGACGAACTGTGGACGGCCGTGACGACCGGGCACGAGTACGCCGCCACCGACATCGTCCTGCGCGCTCTCGATCAAGGCGCCGACCCCGAGACGGTCCTCCTCGACGTGATCGCGAAGGTCCAGGCCACCGTCGGTGAGGAGTGGGCCGCCAACCGCCTCAGCGTCGCCCAGGAACACGCCGCCACCGCCATCAACGAACGCGCCGTCGCCGCCCTCGCCCTGCACCCCTCCGCGCGCACCACCACCCCCCACCAGGGACGGATCACCGTGGTCTGCGTGGACGGCGAATGGCACGCACTTCCCGCCCGACTGCTGGCCGAAGTGCTCAAACTACGCGGCTGGCAGGTCGACTACCTCGGCACACAGGTCCCCGCCCCCCACCTCATCTCCCACCTGACCCTCACCGACGCCGACGCGGTGGCCCTCTCCAGCTCCATCGCCACCCGACTGCCCACCGCACACGCCGCCATCACCGCATGCCAAGCCGTCGGCGTCCCCGTCCTCGTGGGCGGCGCCGCCTTCGGACCCGACGGCCGCTACGCACACCTGCTGGGCGCCGACGCCTGGGCACCGGACGCCCGCACCGCAGCCGACCGCCTCGCCAAGGGACCGCTGCCGCGCCCGCGAGTCGACCACCGGCAGGTAGACGACCTGCCGCACCTGGCCGACCAGGAATACACCATGGTCGCCCGCAGCCGGGACTCCCTGGTACGGGCCGTCTTTACCGACCTCGAAGACGCGTTCCCCGCCATGCGCGCCTACGACGACAGGCAACGCGAGCACACGGCAGAAGACCTCGCACACATCGTGGACTTCCTCGCCACCGCCCTCTACCTGGACGACGAAGCCCTCTTCAGCCAGTTCATCACCTGGACCGCTCAGATCCTCCGTGCCCGAGGCGTGGCCCCTCATTCACTCCCGCCGGCCCTTCGACTGTTCGCCCACGAACTCAAGGACTTCCCCCGCGCCGCCCGCGCCCTTCAGCGCGGCCTCGACGCCCTCGCCACCGACCACTCCACAGCTGGAACACCCGCATGA
- a CDS encoding PP2C family protein-serine/threonine phosphatase encodes MTDHRPTAAQRDHGPSDEEGPQTEVVREVVAAMLGPVVFLRPRRGPDGSVTDFELAAAGSEAFDAVGRRGPELVGLSLVDSYPGIDATDLWRTYLDVLASGTPYEGAVEYEESAAGFRQRSRYRVRVACCQGGLVVSYARLDSDEREQHRLALMQSLGRMGWTDRDLVGGSIVWSEEVYSIFGRDPGQGPVPLEELAAHADDEDRPVMEQAVRGLLEAGEPVDRTFRIRLPDQQVRHVRIVAETDNDALGRPVRVHGLFQDLSAAKHAERQLLEHKRSVLAQQSQLAAERDLAARLQDTLLPVPQQQLALAGLTVDVAYLPVQEGLRLGGDWYSAVELPDGNALLVVGDVAGHGLDAVATMAQLRFTAKGMAITGSPLPEILANLNTLLVHTSGRHSHTATMIMAVYEPAASRLTWVRAGHPPPLLVRDGHARFLPAPAGMLLGAVHDPRFEASTVELCPGDHLLLYTDGLIERPGESIDQGMARLAETVQAKDLAAPRPLNGLVSALVAPHDHADDICVLHIAR; translated from the coding sequence ATGACGGACCACAGGCCCACAGCCGCCCAGCGCGACCACGGCCCTTCAGACGAGGAAGGTCCGCAGACGGAGGTGGTCCGGGAGGTCGTCGCGGCGATGCTCGGACCGGTGGTCTTCCTGCGGCCGCGACGGGGTCCCGACGGCTCGGTGACGGATTTTGAACTGGCCGCCGCCGGGTCCGAGGCGTTCGACGCGGTCGGGCGCCGGGGCCCGGAACTGGTCGGGCTGAGCCTCGTCGACAGCTACCCCGGTATCGACGCCACCGATCTGTGGCGCACTTATCTCGACGTCCTGGCCAGCGGCACCCCTTACGAGGGGGCGGTGGAGTACGAGGAGAGCGCCGCCGGTTTCCGGCAGCGCTCCCGCTACCGGGTGCGTGTGGCCTGCTGCCAAGGCGGGCTGGTCGTCTCCTACGCCCGTCTGGACTCCGACGAGCGCGAGCAGCACCGCCTGGCCCTGATGCAGAGCCTGGGCCGGATGGGCTGGACGGACCGGGACCTGGTCGGTGGCAGCATCGTCTGGTCCGAGGAGGTGTACTCGATCTTCGGCCGCGACCCCGGCCAGGGGCCCGTGCCGTTGGAGGAACTGGCAGCGCACGCCGACGACGAGGACCGCCCGGTGATGGAGCAGGCGGTGCGGGGCCTGCTGGAGGCCGGTGAGCCGGTGGACCGCACCTTCCGCATCCGTCTGCCCGACCAGCAGGTGCGCCACGTGCGGATCGTGGCCGAGACGGACAACGACGCCCTGGGCCGGCCCGTCCGCGTTCATGGTCTCTTCCAGGATCTCAGCGCGGCCAAGCACGCCGAGCGGCAGCTCCTGGAGCACAAGCGCAGCGTGCTCGCCCAGCAGAGCCAGCTGGCGGCCGAGCGTGACCTGGCGGCCCGCCTCCAGGACACCCTGCTCCCCGTCCCGCAGCAGCAGCTGGCCCTGGCGGGCCTGACCGTCGACGTCGCCTACCTGCCCGTCCAGGAAGGACTCAGGCTCGGCGGGGACTGGTACAGCGCCGTCGAACTTCCCGACGGCAACGCCCTGCTCGTCGTCGGCGACGTCGCCGGCCACGGTCTGGACGCCGTTGCCACCATGGCCCAACTACGCTTCACCGCCAAAGGCATGGCCATCACCGGCTCCCCGCTGCCGGAAATCCTCGCCAACCTCAACACCCTGCTCGTGCACACCTCGGGGCGGCATTCCCACACCGCCACCATGATCATGGCCGTCTACGAGCCCGCCGCCAGCCGCCTGACCTGGGTACGCGCCGGACACCCGCCGCCGCTGCTCGTCCGCGACGGTCACGCCCGCTTCCTGCCCGCCCCCGCGGGCATGCTGCTCGGTGCCGTCCACGATCCCCGCTTCGAGGCGTCCACCGTCGAACTCTGCCCGGGCGACCACCTGCTGCTATACACCGACGGTCTGATCGAACGGCCCGGGGAATCCATCGACCAGGGCATGGCTCGCCTCGCCGAAACCGTGCAGGCCAAGGACCTGGCCGCACCACGACCCCTCAACGGTCTGGTCTCCGCGCTGGTCGCTCCCCACGACCACGCCGACGACATCTGCGTCTTGCACATCGCACGGTGA